The Lolium perenne isolate Kyuss_39 chromosome 6, Kyuss_2.0, whole genome shotgun sequence genome segment TTCGTCGAACCTTTCCTTTCTCAACAAAGTTCTTGCCAAAACGAGAGAGGATCGATCTCGCACTCCAGCTACGCCACGCGCACCACGTGTCCGGCGCGGCGGTAGAGCCCGAACCAATCTCGAGACGGATAACCATTCCGTGCCCACTGGCTTGACGCGCGAACACCTGGCACTCCGCGTAAAGCGATGGAGGGCCTACGAGCTTTGGTCGGGAAGCATGGCGCCACGTGTGAGCATCCCGCCGGCCGGGCTCGCGCGCCGGTATAAAACCCGGCCGGAGCACCACCTCCCCCAGCAACACAGCACGCCCGCGCTAGCTCAAGCTTAAGCGGAGTCCGTCTTTGCCGATTCGATACCGCGCACGACGGCTACGCAATGGAGAGCGACTGCCAGTTCTACATGTTCGGCGCCCCGCCGGTGGACGCCGACGACGGGCACGGCCAGTTCCTcctccagcagcagcagcagcagccgcagCTGAGCAGCGGCGGGGAGAGGAAGCGGCGGTTCACGGAGGAGCAGGTGCGGTCGCTGGAGAGCACGTTCCAGTCGCGGCGGGCCAAGCTGGAGCCCCGGGAGAAGGCGGCGCTGGCGCGGGAGCTGGGGCTGCAGCCGCGGCAGGTGGCCATCTGGTTCCAGAACAAGCGCGCGCGGTGGCGGTCCAAGCAGCTCGAGCAGGACTTCGCCGAGCTGCGGGAACACTACGACGACCTCCGCGCCCGCGTCGAGGCGCTCAAGCAGGACAAGCTCACGCTCGCCGCGCAGGTACATGCATATGCATGCCATCCTCCATGATCGTGTCGATCGAGTAGCTCGCATGATGCTAACTATGTCTGCTCGGTCGATCCGCAGCTGGAAGAGCTGAAGGGGAGGCTGAACGAGCGGCAAGACCAGAGCGCTAGCTCCGACGGCGGTGCCGTCGCCGAGGTGGACGACGACAAGAGGAATAACGTTTGCTGCTTCGTGGAGAGCGGGGCGGCGGTGGCGGATGTCTCGGATGACTCGGCCGCGGGATGGTACGAGGACGACCACGTGGTG includes the following:
- the LOC127306895 gene encoding homeobox-leucine zipper protein HOX24; this translates as MESDCQFYMFGAPPVDADDGHGQFLLQQQQQQPQLSSGGERKRRFTEEQVRSLESTFQSRRAKLEPREKAALARELGLQPRQVAIWFQNKRARWRSKQLEQDFAELREHYDDLRARVEALKQDKLTLAAQLEELKGRLNERQDQSASSDGGAVAEVDDDKRNNVCCFVESGAAVADVSDDSAAGWYEDDHVVYGGGLHEPFCAMPELWETTWPVVEWNAVA